Proteins encoded within one genomic window of Oncorhynchus nerka isolate Pitt River linkage group LG9b, Oner_Uvic_2.0, whole genome shotgun sequence:
- the LOC115114010 gene encoding low-density lipoprotein receptor class A domain-containing protein 1 isoform X1, with translation MCGTRYGTRYDTHRASHGIPTIQGSGQKKCTKRSIGCHLRNNYRRVQDLSLDCGLSPICLSTDCCEECCRPSCRCCRRRVVCLSSIILTVGTVLAVVGVILALVFGIPKSPPVNRVCRTADNATGFLCDDRLTCIPPSDLCNGVVTCPKGADEDTHMCSDLPNNLPGGLVFRCGNPQFWVFTDKKCNNFNDCGDCSDEIGPYAGCAPCGVYWWPCIPVDFQYCSCIPRCLCRDGRQHCYDWSDEYTCPKSLTC, from the exons ATGTGTGGTACACGTTATGGTACACGGTATGATACACACAGGGCCTCCCACGGAATCCCAACAATACAGGGCTCTGGCCAAAAGAAGTGTACTAAACGGAgcataggatgccatttgagaaATAACTATAGACGTGTACAGGATCTGTCGCTGGACTGTGGTCTTTCTCCCATCTGTCTGTCCACAGACTGCTGTGAAGAGTGCTGCAGGCCTAGCTGTCGGTGCTGCAGAAGACGAGTGGTCTGTCTCTCCagtataatactaactgtaggaaCAGTCCTGGCTGTAGTAGGGGTTATACTCGCTCTGGTCTTTGGGATCCCCAAATCACCTCCTG TAAACCGTGTCTGCAGGACAGCAGACAATGCGACAGGCTTCCTGTGTGACGACAGACTGACCTGTATCCCGCCCTCTGACCTCTGTAACGGGGTCGTGACCTGCCCCAAAGGAGCCGATGAGGACACACACATGTGCA GTGATCTCCCCAACAACCTTCCAGGTGGTCTTGTGTTTCGATGTGGAAACCCTCAGTTCTGGGTCTTTACTGACAAGAAGTGTAACAACTTCAATGACTGTGGGGACTGCTCTGATGAGATTGGGCCTT ATGCTGGCTGTGCCCCCTGTGGTGTGTACTGGTGGCCCTGCATACCAGTGGACTTCCAGTACTGTTCCTGCATCCCTCGCTGTCTGTGCCGTGATGGACGCCAGCACTGCTACGACTGGTCTGACGAGTACACATGCCCCAAAAGTTTAACCTGCTAG
- the LOC115114010 gene encoding low-density lipoprotein receptor class A domain-containing protein 1 isoform X2: protein MNTNRTHPQQRLFDDRSLGSPDEDCCEECCRPSCRCCRRRVVCLSSIILTVGTVLAVVGVILALVFGIPKSPPVNRVCRTADNATGFLCDDRLTCIPPSDLCNGVVTCPKGADEDTHMCSDLPNNLPGGLVFRCGNPQFWVFTDKKCNNFNDCGDCSDEIGPYAGCAPCGVYWWPCIPVDFQYCSCIPRCLCRDGRQHCYDWSDEYTCPKSLTC from the exons ATGAATACTAACCGGACCCACCCACAGCAG AGACTGTTTGATGATCGTTCATTGGGGTCACCTGATGAAG ACTGCTGTGAAGAGTGCTGCAGGCCTAGCTGTCGGTGCTGCAGAAGACGAGTGGTCTGTCTCTCCagtataatactaactgtaggaaCAGTCCTGGCTGTAGTAGGGGTTATACTCGCTCTGGTCTTTGGGATCCCCAAATCACCTCCTG TAAACCGTGTCTGCAGGACAGCAGACAATGCGACAGGCTTCCTGTGTGACGACAGACTGACCTGTATCCCGCCCTCTGACCTCTGTAACGGGGTCGTGACCTGCCCCAAAGGAGCCGATGAGGACACACACATGTGCA GTGATCTCCCCAACAACCTTCCAGGTGGTCTTGTGTTTCGATGTGGAAACCCTCAGTTCTGGGTCTTTACTGACAAGAAGTGTAACAACTTCAATGACTGTGGGGACTGCTCTGATGAGATTGGGCCTT ATGCTGGCTGTGCCCCCTGTGGTGTGTACTGGTGGCCCTGCATACCAGTGGACTTCCAGTACTGTTCCTGCATCCCTCGCTGTCTGTGCCGTGATGGACGCCAGCACTGCTACGACTGGTCTGACGAGTACACATGCCCCAAAAGTTTAACCTGCTAG